The following is a genomic window from Paenibacillus thiaminolyticus.
AGGGACGTTGCCTTCGTAGCTGCATGCGATGTGGACAACCCGCTAACCGGAGAGCGGGGGGCGTCGGCCGTATTCGGCCCTCAGAAAGGCGCCGGGCCGGACATGGTGCGGCAGCTTGACGGCAATCTCGCCCATTATGCGGCGATGATTAAGGCCTGCTTGGGCCGCGACGTAGAGGGGATTCCCGGCGCCGGCGCAGCCGGAGGGCTCGGCGCGGGCGTGCTCGCCTTTTTGGACGCCGAGCTGAAGCGGGGCGTCGATATCGTCATCGAAGCGACCGGACTCGCTTCGCATGTGAAGGATGCGGATCTCGTCATTACGGGGGAAGGCCGCATCGACAGCCAGACGATTTACGGCAAGACGCCGATGGGCGTGGCCAACACGGCCAAGCGCTATGGCGTGCCGGTTATCGGCATCGCGGGCTCGCTGGCGGACGGGCATGAAGTGGTTCATGAGCACGGCATCGATATGGTGTTCACGATCGTGCCCGGTGTATGCAGCCTGGACGAGGCGATGAGCCAAGCCGCTGCCAATATGGAGCGCACGGCGCGCAACATTGCGAAGACGTTGCAATGCGGCAGCAATTTGGGGAAATAAGTCAAGTAGTATAGGGCGGACGCTTTCTTGTTGGAAGGCGCCGCCTCTTTTTATGTCGTGACATTCACAAAAAATTCATCTTGCCTATGTCAATGAGTGAAGAATTGCATGCTGACATGCTATACTGTTAAGTGTAGCAAGGAAATACGGTATTGTCTTTTCTTTGCTCGACGAATCTACCTCTACACCGAGAGGAGGGGGACACCATAGAATTCAGGGTAAAGGATTTGTTACAGATCGACACATTGAAGCAAGCGTTCGTCGTCAGCGGCAAACAGGGTCTGAACAACCTTGTTCGCGGTGTCACTATTATTGAAGCGCCGGATATCGCGGAGTGGATTAACGGGGGAGAAATGCTCCTGACCAGTCTGTACCCGCTGCAATCTTTCGATTATAGTGAACAGCAGATCTTCATGGCGCAGCTTGCTGATAAAAAAGTAAGCGCTCTCGTTATCAAGACGGGACGATTTGTTCATGATATTCCATCCGGACTCATTGAAGCATCAGAGAGGCTTCATCTGCCTATCATCCAAATTCCGAAGCAAGTTCCTTATCGTGAAATTATGTATCCGGTGATGGAATTACTTTTTAACAAACAAGTGGTAAAGCTCAAATATTTCAAAGAAGTCCATGACCGATTTATCGCGCTTACGCTTGCCAATAAAGGCGCAGAAAATATTATCATGTCTTTGAAAAAACTGATTGGCAATCCTGTTACTTTATATGACCGGAACTTTTATCCGATATCGGCGACCGACCCGGATCTGGTGCAGTTTGAGGTGCTGGAGCACGAGGAAGTGGATGGTGCCCGCATCGATACGGAATTTGCATGTTTTCGGCAGCGCGTGCTTTACCCGGAATGGGGCGGCCGAACGTGCGAGCATCTTGTTGTTCCGGTAGAAACAGTAAATCATATCAAAATCCATCTCGTTATCCATGAGACGCGCAAAACTGTGGAAGCACTGGATTTCATTGCCATTGAAAACGCGGCTACCTCCTTATCGCTCGATCTCGTCAAGCAATATGCCGTAGCCGAAGTGGAGATGAAATTCAAAGACGACTTAATCGATGATCTGCTTAACGCCAAGATCGAATCGCTGCAGAGTGTGTACCAGAGGGCCAATTTGATTGGTTGGGATTTGAACAAGACCTATGTTGTCGTGCTGTTCCGGCTGCAGATTGTGGATGGTTACGATGAGAGCGAACTGGATCTGTACAGTCTTCATAACCCATATCAGCGCTTGCTGTATGATATCATTCAACGCCAGCTTCCGGAAGGAACCATCCGTATCCGTAACGATCAGCTCGTTGTACTGTGGGGAATCGAGACTCCTCCAGCTGATAAAATGGCCTCCTTGCGCATGATAAAGGCGGCAGCGAGGAACATTCAGCACACATTTTGCAAACGAATTCAAAGCATCGATCTGCAGGTAGGCATCGGGAACGCGGCCCATTCGATATCAGAGCTGCCCCGCAGCTATAAGGAAGCGCAAGATGCATTGCACCTTGGGACATTGATTAATGGCAATTCCGCGATCTCTGCCTTTTCGGATTTGGGCATATACCGCTTGCTCTGTCAAATCGAAGATGCCGACGAACTCGCAAAGTTCCTCCCGCTATCATTAAAAAAATTGCTCGTCTATAAACAGCCGAACCGGGATGATTTAATCAAAACGCTGCAGACGTTTTTGCAGCACCATCAAAATGCCGCCAAAACCGCCGAAGAACTTTACGTCCACTATAAGACCGTGACCTACCGGATTGAACGAATCAAAGAAATTACCGGCATGGATATGGATGACCCGGATGAGATGCTGTCGGTCCAAGTCGGATTGAAAATTCTCGTCTTGCTCGAGGATCATCCCGTCGCGTCGCAACCAGAGCTTGTGGGCGTGTAACCAAGACAGAATAAAGCCTTCACCATCCAGGCTCCGCTTACTGAGAGGAACAAAGCTCTCTGCAAGCGGAGTTTTTTGGCATATCAAAACTAGAGAATCTCATATATGCGACACCTCTTATAAACAATCTCCCATCAAGTCAGGAAGGCGAATATGTGCGGAATTCCTTATGACCCGTCTCCCATCGGTTCAGGAAAGCGAATATGTGCGGAGTTCCTTATGACCCGTCTCCCATCGGTTCAGGAAAGCGAATACGTGCGGAGTTCCTTATGACCAATCTCCCATCGGTTTAGGAAAGCGAATACGTGCGGAGTTCCTTATGCTCAATATCCCATCGAGTCAGGAAAGCGAATATGTGCGAAATTCCTTATGACCAATCTCCCATCAAGTCAGGAAAGCGAATATGTGCGGAGTAGCTTATTAGCCATCTCCCCAGGGCTGAGGAAGCATCTGTGTGCCCACTTAATATGCACTATCCCTAGCAATCAGAACCAAGTTTTTCACGTATGACTTTGGTTTCCCTTCTAGATAGTGAGCTATTGCCCAGTGGTCTATGGACAGTTTCCATATTTCAAAACATTGGTCAAGTAGGTTAAACCTGATCCAAGGGAGAGTGGAACAAAGAGCTGAAACAGAAGGGGTGCCTGACCTAATGGGAGGGTGGGACAAAGAGCGTAAACCGAAGGTAACCTAACCCAATGGGAAAGCGGTGCAAAGAGCGTAAACCGAAGGGGTACCTGACCCAATGGGAGAGTGGTGCAAAGAGCGTAAACCGAAGGTGGACCTGACCCGATGGGAGAGTGGTGCAAAGAGCAGAAACAGAAGGGGTACCTGACCCAATAGGTGACTGATAAGCAATGAACTAAAACTGGGTGGAGGGCACTCCATCTGTGAATTCTGTCAACGATTGGCGGCTTTCGATCCACAGGAAAGCTGCTTTTTTGTTGCCTTTATCCGAAGTGGATAAAAAGGCGGGTTGTTTTTTATCGAGATGCCTCGATGTTATTCGTTTTTGAAGCGTTTACAATCAAGATGCAAGCAAATTAAGACCTTATTCATGCGAGTTCAAAAGGTCACACCTGCAGGTATTTTCTAGTTGATCAGCGGGCGGTTTGAACAGCTAAGGTTGCGCCACGGGTAAGCGGCACGCCGTTTATCCCGCTTGGATAATGCGCAAATCTTACAGAAAGGACAGATATGGTCATGGATAATATCCAAACGGAAACGGTCCGTCTTGTCGAATGGCTGAGCGAGTTCGGTAAAGACCCGGCTGGAGGCGTATCGCGCCTGCTCTATTCCGATGTGTGGACAGCTGCGCAAAAAGCTTTGGAGCAGTACATGCAAGCGGAAGGATTCACTACGTATTACGATGAGGTCGGCAATCTGTTCGGGCGGTTGGAAGGAAGCCAGTTCCCGGATGAAACGATTATGAGCGGATCTCATGTGGACACTGTTCTGAACGGTGGTAAGTATGACGGGCAATACGGCATTCTCGCCGCTTTGCTGGCGATTAAGACTCTGAAGGAAAAGTACGGCCAGCCGCTGCGTACGCTGGAGGTGGTCTCGTTCGCGGAAGAAGAGGGCAGCCGCTTCCCGTATACGTTCTGGGGCAGCAAAAATGTGGTGGGTATCGCCAAAAAGGAGGACGTGCAAGACATTGCAGACTTCAAAGGCGTGCGCTTCACGGAAGCGATGGAGCAAGCGGGATTCGGCTTCCGCAAGGAGCCGGTGAAGCCGCGCACCGATATTCAAACGTTTGTCGAGCTGCATATTGAGCAGGGCAACGTATTGGAACGCGAAGGCTTGTCCGTTGGCGTCGTTCACAGCATCGTCGGCCAGCGGCGCTTCACCGTCGAGATTGGGGGAGAGGCGAATCATGCCGGCACGACGCCGATGGGTTACCGCAAAGATGCGGTTCACGCAGCAGGCCGGATGATTCAGCAAATTCTGGATCTGGCGCAAGAGAAAGGCGATCCGCTCGTGACAACGGTCGGCAAGATCGAGGTGACGCCGAATGTGGTCAACGTCGTGCCGGGCAAGGCGCTGTTCACGCTCGATATCCGCCATACAGACAAAGCGGAGCTGATCCGGTTCACTGATGAAGTGACGGAAGTGATGCAGCGCACCGCTGAAGCAATCGGCGTGGAATTGAAGGTAGATATGTGGATGGATGAGGATCCTGTCCCTATGGATCAACGGATTCTCGACGTACTAGAACGGCAGTGCCGGACAAATAACATTCCGTTCAAGCTGATGCACAGCGGAGCGGGTCACGATTCTCAGATTATGGCGAAATTTGTGCCTACGGCCATGCTGTTCGTTCCAAGCCGCAATGGAATTAGCCACAATCCGGCAGAGTATACGAGTCCGGAGCATCTGGCAGACGGGGTTCGCGCTTTGACCCACGCTCTGCATGAGTTGGCGTATTAAGCATGATAGGCATTAAACAAAGGACAAGCAGGCAGGCACAAATTGATTTGCGCTGAGGAGAGTGAGAATTATGAGGGACGTCAGCCAACAGGGTAAGTGGGAATATTGGAAAAAAGTCATCGTCATGCTTTGTCTCGGATGGACGGTCATTTGGATCTACCGCACCATCTTGAATCCGATTCTTCCCGAAATTCAACAAGATTTAAATGTAACGTCAGATGCAAGCATGGGCCTCATCTTCAGTGTATTTTTCTTCGCCTATACGATGATGCAAATTCCGTCAGGGTTGTTGGCAGATAGGTTTGGGCGGAAGACGATCATCATTCCGGGATTTATTTTGTTCACCTTGGGTGCAATTCTTGTCGGGTTCTCGACCTCACTCATGTTCATCCTGGTCGCGAGCTTCATTACCGGGTTGGGGCAAGGTACTTATTATGGTCCGGCTTATTCCATCTCATCGGAGACGATACCGAAGGAGAAGCGGGGCATTTCCACGGCGATCATTAACAGCGGTTCCGCCATCGGTATGGCCATCGGACTTATTGGATCGAGCTTCCTGGTGAAGGATGCCGGCTGGAATTGGCGGGTGCTGCTCTTTATTACGGCAGGCTTGGCCTTCAGCTTGATGCTGGTCTTTGCCAAAAACATCAAGAAGAACACGCCGCAGTCCAAAGCAGCTGTCGGGACTTCGGACGCCGAGAACCAAGACAAGGCGACATTTAAACGGCTGTTAGCCAATCCGAAGATGGTTGCCTCCTATGTGCTGTATTTTGCAACCTGTTATGGATATTATATGATCGTGACCTGGCTCCCGTCGTATTTGCAGGATGAACGGGGCTTCACAGGGACCGCGATCGGCTTCGCGGCCGCCCTGGTTGCGTTCAGCGCAGTGCCTGGCGCTTTGCTGTTCAGCCGGCTGTCGGACAAGTTCATGCACAAGAAGATTACGTTCATCATCATTTTGGAACTGCTGGCCGCAGTGATGCTGTACTTGACCGTCTCGGTCCAGACGACCACTTTGCTTATCGTCTGCCTTATCTTGTACGGCTTCCTCGGCAAGCTGGCCGTAGAGCCGATCTTGATCTCGTATGTGGCGGATATCGCGCCGAAGCAAGGAGTCGGATCTACGTTCGGAATTTTCAACTTTTTCGGCATGATGTCATCGGTTGTAGCGCCGTTCGTTACGGGTCTCATTTCCGACGCGACGGGCAGTAAAGTATTAGGCTTCTATCTGGCGACGATCATCATCTTGGTCGGAGCGGCCGTGATGCTGCTGGCTAATATGAAGAAGACGCCTCAGACGTCTTAATTAATAGAAGGAGAGTGTGCAATATGGGTTATCCAAAAGATTTGTTGTCGAGCCGTTCCATCATCAAGCGCGGCAATTTTGCCTTGATTCCGCCTGAGGGCTTGGTCAAAAATACAGTGCCCGGCTTTGAGCAATGCGATATCTCGATTCTGGCATCTCCGCGGCTTGGCGCCAAATTCGTCGATTATGTCGTGACGATGCACGAGGGCGGGAAGAACGCCCGGGGCTTCGGCGAAGCCGGCGTGGAAACGTTCGTGTACTGCATGGAAGGACGGGTGAAGGCCTCTGCGGATGAGCAGTCGTTCTCCCTGCAGGAAGGCGGCTACCTGTATTGCCCTCCGGGCGTGAAGCTCTACTTGGAGAACGAGCAGGCAGAAGATACGCGCTTGTTCTTGTACAAGCAGAAATATCAACCGCTGGAAGGAAGCTCTCTTCCATGGGTCGTATCGGGGAATGTGCATGATCTGGAAGCGGTGGATTACGACGACATGGCGAACGTCAAGCTGAAGGATTTGCTGCCAGCCGACCTTGCCTTCGATATGAATTTTCACATTTTGTCGTTCGAGCCAGGCGGCTGCCATCCGTTCGTAGAGACGCACTATCAGGAGCATGGGGCGATTATGCTGTCCGGCGAAGGTGTCTACAATCTGGACAATGAATGGATCCCAATCAAAAAAGGGGACTACCTCTATATGGGGCCTTATGTGCCGCAAGCGACTTATGCCGTAGGGAGAGAGCCGTTCGCCTACTTGTATTCCAAGGATTGCAACCGGGACGCTACTCTATAGGCGAAGCAGGAAATCGAAACCGCATCCCTGCTGCGGGCTGGGGCTTGCTCCGCCCGGCAGCAGGGGGAAGGCGGAATACTTGCCAGAGAGGGAATGGACATGAGAGTAAGCAAACAGAAATTGCATGAGCTAATCCGAACAAAATTATCCCGGGCCGGACTATCGGCCGCGCATGCGGATGTAGTGGCGGAAGTACTCGTTCATGCCGATGTCCGCGGGGTTCACTCGCATGGCGCCATGCGGGTCGAATATTATGCGGAGCGGATTTCCAAAGGCGGCACGAACGTGAATCCCCAATTTGAATTCAAGAAGACGGGGCCATGCTCCGCCGTGTTGGACGGGGATAACGGAGCGGGGCATGTGGCGGCCAAGCAGGCAATGGCAGAGGCCGTCAATATCGCGAAGGAGCATGGGGTCGCGGTCGTCGGGGTACGGCGAATCGGACATAGCGGCTCCCTGTCCTATTATGTGCAGCAAGCGGCGCGGGAAGGGCTGATCGGTATTTCGGTCTGCCAATCCGACCCGATGGTGGTGCCTTTCGGCGGGGCCGAGCCTTATTATGGAACGAACCCGATTGCTTTTGCCGCACCCGGCGAAGGGAACGAACTCATGACCTTCGATATGGCAACGACTGTCCAGGCTTGGGGAAAAATTTTGCATGCCCGTTCGAAGCATGAGCCGATTCCGGAAACATGGGCTGTCGATGAACGGGGTGTGCCGACGACCGATCCGTTCCAGGTGAATGCGCTGCTTCCGATTGCCGGACCGAAAGGATACGGCTTGATGATGATGGTTGATGTGTTGTCCGGCGTGTTGCTTGGACTGCCGTTCGGGAATCAGGTCAGCTCTATGTATCACGACTTGACCGAAGGCCGGAACCTGGGTCAGCTTCATATCGTGCTGGATCCATCCTTCTTTACCGATTTGGAGGCGTTCCGGCGCAATATTTCGAAGACGATGAGCGATCTGAACGGCATCAAGCCGGCGCCTGGTTTCGAGCGGGTGCTGTATCCAGGCCAGAATTATGATCTGATTGAACAGGATAATGAAGCGAACGGCATCGAGATTGTGGATGAGGTGTATGACTATCTCGTCTCCGATGTGATTCATAACAATGCGTACGACCATAAAGATCCGTTTGCTAAGTGACTTTTCTAACGGAGTAGGGGATTCAACCACTCCAGAGGGAAATCGTCCATACCGAACGGACAACCAGAGGTGAACTAGAATGCTGCATACGATCATTAAAAAAAATTCGTATCAAGATTCCGTCAATTTAATGCTTCTCACGAATCATATTTCCGCGCTTGAAGGCGTCAAGCAAGCATCGATCATGATGGGAACGCCAGCCAACAAGGACATTATGAACAATTCCGGCTTATACACGGATGAGCTCGAGCAAGCCGGGGCGAATGACATGTGCATCGTCATCGATGCCGAGGAGCAGAGCAATCTGGATGACATTCTCGCTGCGGTCGATAGCTTTCTAAGCGACCAATCGGTCAGCTCCGCTTCGTCCTCGCTCGAGAGCGTACGCTCGTGGGAGCGGGCTTTGAAGGA
Proteins encoded in this region:
- the allE gene encoding (S)-ureidoglycine aminohydrolase, which gives rise to MGYPKDLLSSRSIIKRGNFALIPPEGLVKNTVPGFEQCDISILASPRLGAKFVDYVVTMHEGGKNARGFGEAGVETFVYCMEGRVKASADEQSFSLQEGGYLYCPPGVKLYLENEQAEDTRLFLYKQKYQPLEGSSLPWVVSGNVHDLEAVDYDDMANVKLKDLLPADLAFDMNFHILSFEPGGCHPFVETHYQEHGAIMLSGEGVYNLDNEWIPIKKGDYLYMGPYVPQATYAVGREPFAYLYSKDCNRDATL
- the allC gene encoding allantoate deiminase, which codes for MDNIQTETVRLVEWLSEFGKDPAGGVSRLLYSDVWTAAQKALEQYMQAEGFTTYYDEVGNLFGRLEGSQFPDETIMSGSHVDTVLNGGKYDGQYGILAALLAIKTLKEKYGQPLRTLEVVSFAEEEGSRFPYTFWGSKNVVGIAKKEDVQDIADFKGVRFTEAMEQAGFGFRKEPVKPRTDIQTFVELHIEQGNVLEREGLSVGVVHSIVGQRRFTVEIGGEANHAGTTPMGYRKDAVHAAGRMIQQILDLAQEKGDPLVTTVGKIEVTPNVVNVVPGKALFTLDIRHTDKAELIRFTDEVTEVMQRTAEAIGVELKVDMWMDEDPVPMDQRILDVLERQCRTNNIPFKLMHSGAGHDSQIMAKFVPTAMLFVPSRNGISHNPAEYTSPEHLADGVRALTHALHELAY
- a CDS encoding MFS transporter; translated protein: MRDVSQQGKWEYWKKVIVMLCLGWTVIWIYRTILNPILPEIQQDLNVTSDASMGLIFSVFFFAYTMMQIPSGLLADRFGRKTIIIPGFILFTLGAILVGFSTSLMFILVASFITGLGQGTYYGPAYSISSETIPKEKRGISTAIINSGSAIGMAIGLIGSSFLVKDAGWNWRVLLFITAGLAFSLMLVFAKNIKKNTPQSKAAVGTSDAENQDKATFKRLLANPKMVASYVLYFATCYGYYMIVTWLPSYLQDERGFTGTAIGFAAALVAFSAVPGALLFSRLSDKFMHKKITFIIILELLAAVMLYLTVSVQTTTLLIVCLILYGFLGKLAVEPILISYVADIAPKQGVGSTFGIFNFFGMMSSVVAPFVTGLISDATGSKVLGFYLATIIILVGAAVMLLANMKKTPQTS
- a CDS encoding glycerate kinase, with protein sequence MKVVIAPDSFKESLSALEACHAIEKGWLHVYPEAEIIHVPMADGGEGTVQSLVDATGGRLIHREVTGPLGTPVTAFYGLLGDGKTAVIEMAAASGLALVPPAQRNPLATTTRGTGELIMSALDEGVSTIILGLGGSATNDGGAGMAQALGVRLLDASGAEIGYGGGALHRIARIDVSGADPRLRDVAFVAACDVDNPLTGERGASAVFGPQKGAGPDMVRQLDGNLAHYAAMIKACLGRDVEGIPGAGAAGGLGAGVLAFLDAELKRGVDIVIEATGLASHVKDADLVITGEGRIDSQTIYGKTPMGVANTAKRYGVPVIGIAGSLADGHEVVHEHGIDMVFTIVPGVCSLDEAMSQAAANMERTARNIAKTLQCGSNLGK
- the allD gene encoding ureidoglycolate dehydrogenase translates to MRVSKQKLHELIRTKLSRAGLSAAHADVVAEVLVHADVRGVHSHGAMRVEYYAERISKGGTNVNPQFEFKKTGPCSAVLDGDNGAGHVAAKQAMAEAVNIAKEHGVAVVGVRRIGHSGSLSYYVQQAAREGLIGISVCQSDPMVVPFGGAEPYYGTNPIAFAAPGEGNELMTFDMATTVQAWGKILHARSKHEPIPETWAVDERGVPTTDPFQVNALLPIAGPKGYGLMMMVDVLSGVLLGLPFGNQVSSMYHDLTEGRNLGQLHIVLDPSFFTDLEAFRRNISKTMSDLNGIKPAPGFERVLYPGQNYDLIEQDNEANGIEIVDEVYDYLVSDVIHNNAYDHKDPFAK
- a CDS encoding PucR family transcriptional regulator → MLQIDTLKQAFVVSGKQGLNNLVRGVTIIEAPDIAEWINGGEMLLTSLYPLQSFDYSEQQIFMAQLADKKVSALVIKTGRFVHDIPSGLIEASERLHLPIIQIPKQVPYREIMYPVMELLFNKQVVKLKYFKEVHDRFIALTLANKGAENIIMSLKKLIGNPVTLYDRNFYPISATDPDLVQFEVLEHEEVDGARIDTEFACFRQRVLYPEWGGRTCEHLVVPVETVNHIKIHLVIHETRKTVEALDFIAIENAATSLSLDLVKQYAVAEVEMKFKDDLIDDLLNAKIESLQSVYQRANLIGWDLNKTYVVVLFRLQIVDGYDESELDLYSLHNPYQRLLYDIIQRQLPEGTIRIRNDQLVVLWGIETPPADKMASLRMIKAAARNIQHTFCKRIQSIDLQVGIGNAAHSISELPRSYKEAQDALHLGTLINGNSAISAFSDLGIYRLLCQIEDADELAKFLPLSLKKLLVYKQPNRDDLIKTLQTFLQHHQNAAKTAEELYVHYKTVTYRIERIKEITGMDMDDPDEMLSVQVGLKILVLLEDHPVASQPELVGV